One Pullulanibacillus sp. KACC 23026 DNA segment encodes these proteins:
- a CDS encoding PAS domain S-box protein, translated as MPKVNIQLIDVGKNKKLKEYIKQQKESNFNLFSNNKEAFLIIDRHGHIRHGNVWCSRMAGYSQEELLKKSIYDLVPQEDMSLKPFFSEDIEQFAADFYIRGVRAPLQISFITIPIFHNDELIGKYMVLKERKKDQESERSDTPYNQLIDHSPYGIVLIKNELIMDINMMGKKMIGIEEKREVIGKDSCSLIPGSLREEFINRIRSIQSGDQIEPWKQKIVKANGLITEIDLQASLICYKHEDMIQLIMKELDGERSVTDLSLYIATGLAHELKTPLIRIEGFMELMRVLTKNEDIYYEIIKEDVQRLKDIIKDVLITDYRL; from the coding sequence ATGCCCAAAGTAAATATACAACTAATTGATGTGGGTAAAAATAAAAAGTTGAAGGAGTACATTAAACAACAAAAGGAAAGTAATTTCAATTTATTTTCCAACAATAAGGAAGCGTTTTTAATTATCGATCGGCATGGCCATATTAGGCATGGAAATGTTTGGTGTTCTCGAATGGCAGGCTATTCTCAAGAAGAACTGCTTAAGAAGTCGATCTATGATTTGGTACCTCAAGAGGATATGTCCCTAAAGCCTTTTTTTAGTGAAGATATAGAGCAGTTTGCAGCTGATTTTTATATAAGAGGTGTAAGAGCTCCATTGCAAATTTCCTTTATTACGATACCTATATTCCATAATGATGAATTAATAGGAAAATATATGGTTTTAAAGGAAAGAAAAAAGGACCAGGAAAGTGAGCGGTCAGATACTCCTTATAACCAGTTGATCGATCATTCACCGTATGGAATTGTCCTTATTAAAAATGAATTAATAATGGATATAAATATGATGGGAAAGAAAATGATCGGGATTGAAGAAAAAAGAGAAGTCATAGGAAAAGATAGTTGTTCTTTAATTCCTGGTTCATTAAGAGAGGAATTTATCAACCGAATCAGATCCATTCAATCGGGGGATCAGATAGAACCTTGGAAACAAAAAATTGTAAAAGCCAATGGACTCATAACAGAGATAGACCTCCAAGCATCTCTTATTTGTTACAAGCATGAGGACATGATACAACTTATCATGAAGGAGTTAGATGGAGAGAGAAGCGTTACGGATTTGTCTTTATACATTGCAACAGGATTGGCCCATGAATTAAAAACACCCCTAATAAGAATAGAAGGCTTTATGGAGCTAATGAGAGTACTCACAAAAAATGAGGACATTTATTATGAGATTATTAAGGAAGATGTACAGCGCTTAAAGGACATAATCAAAGATGTTCTAATAACGGATTACCGCTTGTAG